TTCCACGCCGGTGGCGGCCACGTCACGAACATTCGTCGATCGCCACTTGTCGGCCGGCGACGGCCGCAGCCAATCGATCACGTTCCGATCCCAGCGGCGGAACGGCGTCACGGTCCAGGTCCATCCGAGAGATGACCATTCGACGCCGCTGTCGAGCGACCAGCTCGTTTCCGGCGTGAGCGTGGGCGTGCCGAGATTCGCCGGATCGCTGTAGTACAGCTCGGTGAACGTCGGAATCCTGAAGCCGCGGCTCGCCGACGCGTTCAGCCGGAGCGACGAGGTTGCCTGGGTCGACACGGCAATGGAGGGATTGAGGCTGCGTCCGAACGTCGAGTACGCGTCCAGCCGAAGTCCGCCGTGTACGAGCGAGCGGGCGCCGGCCGGTATCGACACGTCGCCGAAGACGCTCGTGCGCGAGTAGGCATGGTCGCCGAGGTTGGAGGACGCGATCCAGTCGTGGCCGAACGACACGCCGGCGGTGGCGCGCCGGCCATCGGCGAACGCGCGGGTGACGGTGGCCGCAGCGTCGGCACCGTCGCTGTGGTGCCGGTTCTCCGCGAAGCCTGGACGTGCGATGTCCCACAGGAAATGGTCGTGATGATCCCTCGCCGACGCGCGTACTTCCGTGATCAGCGAGCCATGCACGTGCTGCCACTGGGCCGATGCGAGCGTCTGGTCCGTCCACTCCTTGGACGGGGAGTCGCCGTAGAACCCGTTCGCGCCGAAGGCTCGCCGGGCATGCCGCACGTCGAGGGTCAGCGTGGGCGTTACGGCGGCCCGCAGCGATGCGCCGCCCTGGACGAAATCGCGATCGAACATGAAGCCGCCACTGCGATTACCCCAGCCCCCGAGCGTCCATCCAGACGGCAGCCAGCGGCCCGAGAGCGATCCCGAGGCGGACGCGTAGCCATACTGGCCGCCCTCGACCGTCAGGCCCGCGTGCGCATCCTGCCGGCTGATGATGTTGATCGTGCCGCCC
The genomic region above belongs to Acidobacteriota bacterium and contains:
- a CDS encoding TonB-dependent receptor, whose protein sequence is MSAQSTRSNRAAIRALAAAMASVAVAGTAWAQGHSPTPQLRISQDVFVTASIDALPLLSVPRTIAILTREDLERIGVTSVIDALRLLPAVDPRARGPKGVQTDFSVRGSTFGQNLVLLDGVRLNDSQTGHHNGEVPLTIDGIDRIEVLYGAGSAVHGADALGGTINIISRQDAHAGLTVEGGQYGYASASGSLSGRWLPSGWTLGGWGNRSGGFMFDRDFVQGGASLRAAVTPTLTLDVRHARRAFGANGFYGDSPSKEWTDQTLASAQWQHVHGSLITEVRASARDHHDHFLWDIARPGFAENRHHSDGADAAATVTRAFADGRRATAGVSFGHDWIASSNLGDHAYSRTSVFGDVSIPAGARSLVHGGLRLDAYSTFGRSLNPSIAVSTQATSSLRLNASASRGFRIPTFTELYYSDPANLGTPTLTPETSWSLDSGVEWSSLGWTWTVTPFRRWDRNVIDWLRPSPADKWRSTNVRDVAATGVETSLAKRWGSGMVRLSYAGLHVDAPALTLQSKYVLEYARHQIGGSLSLPIGQTFRVALNVDHRRRFDGQAYGLVGARVTRRFARADVFVDGSNLLNETYHEIVGVAMPGRWVTAGVTLH